Within Malus domestica chromosome 04, GDT2T_hap1, the genomic segment cacacacatattcatagcattagaatcctagatatgcttactaagtatgcatctgtagaaaacacataaataattcatcaatgagacaagtagtgaaccaattttcatccattcataaaagtaattcaaacgaaatgtcataacaaacttgcaattatattcggggcttcaaaacagcccctaacttctaaaaatttagttgcacataatccttaaataaaaacaaaacatagacatgagtttgagaagatagaactGAAAGAAATCGACTAAGgcctcctccttccttccttccccaccgctgcttttaaaccaattcttgctgcatcattttcttctccttaactcacccactaatagccatttagtgatgacaataagtgggaggaaatggtaaaacaattgtaactctttgggtagcctttatgccaattactccctcttaatcctcatctttaatttcattcccttttatatttgaataagtgtcagctaacttgttcttggctgcattaGTTTTcgctgctagatttattgggtttattgctttcattgcagttacaaactgctcagtcTCTTGTGAACTTTTaagtgttaaaacggccataacttcttctaggaaaatgatattaacaatccgcaaaatgctccaaaaaatagacatccgtagttttccaagcatataaggcccattctctaattcattctgagttgttcgcaacttgcttccaaagtcagctgatctgcacatGCAATtctgacgaatttgttacttaaaatcccacttgtgctgtttttcttttctttgcttgacaaatcctacaaaacacaaaaacaaaataaatatctcaaaaatataaggaactaactaagaaaaaacaagtgaatttgatgtaaaatatatataaatacgaGCTTATCATGACACACGCCTTATTTATTAACATCTGAATTTTCGGCCACCAACCAAGTGCACTTTGCTTCTTTGGATTAGACGGtatttgaaagtttgtaatttacGCAAGAAAAATTTGAACTTGAGTGCACGAAGTCAGACACACAAACCCAGCCTAGACCATATGCGTGAGACCGAAGGTAACTACAAAGTCACATGGTTGAAGGCACGTAACCATCGATACTCAGATAATTTAGGAGCGttgaaaattaaattatcaTTATAGTGAGAAAGGAAGACCTTTGCATTTCATCAAACCAAAAAACGTCTGTTTCGAGGCTACTTCTAAATGACAACCGCCCGTCACGACTCCCTTAACGGCTTCAAGTTTTTTGTTCTAACTACAGAAAACATACAGACTGCATATGACACAGAAACACATTCATACAAAAGAGAGTTCATCTGGTGGCAACCCTTGCAACCACAAACGGATGCGTCCTCGCTTGGATTAGACAACTCATCACTTTCTGCTATCCCTCGTGGTCATCTTCACGAGCTTACGACCACCTCCATTTTGCCAAACTCCACGTACTGGCAATCCTTCTGGTGGATCCTTGTTTCCGTCCTTTTTTTCTTGAATCGGCTCAGGACAATCACCATGTTCAGAGAGTTTTGTAGCATCGTTGCCAAGGCGGTTTCTGAGAAACTTTGGAGTCTTTTTCCCTTGCTTAGTACCAGCTCCTGCGGTCCCCAAATTGTTATTTGAGCTGGTATCAGATGACCGAGAACCTTTTTGACCCGTCGGCCTTTGATTCTCTGGAAGTTCATCATCAACTGAAATCTTCGACTTTCCTTTGGCTGACTGAACGATGTCCTTCAATGAGACTGCTGCATCTTCCGCTGGAGGTTTATGGTTCGACTGCAAATTCCTCACAGGGATGACAGGAAAATCTAGCAGAGCATATTTCGAACTCTTAATTCCATTATCTTCACACTTTTCCTTGCCCTTCTTGGAGCTTCTGCTCCTTGACTTGCTACTGCCATTGCACAAACTGTTTTCATGAGTACCGCTGCTCCTCATATTAAAATTGTAAGTCTCGACAAGCTCTCTTTGTTTCTCAGCATCAGGACAGAGTCTAGCTAGCTCGAGAAGCAAATGTGACAGGCCGAACTGGTAGACATAAGCAAGGTATTCCTCTGTATTGATTATGTCCTTGCCGTAGTCAGAAGATATTTCTTTAAATGCGGAGAATTTGTTGTCATCACGTTCCAAAGCATCACGGATTTTTTCCACAACAGACTTGTTGACAACATGAACATCTCCAACCTTTGGCACTCTCTGAATACTTGCAGTAGCAGgttctttatttgtttgattagcAGAAACAGAAGGAAAATCGGAGTCCAAAGAACCAGTATTGATAATTTTTGGACCTGAAGCAGATTGGGTGACCTTACTGGTTCCAGTCGAATTCTGTGGACTAGTAAAATTAGATGAAACAAACCCAGTGGCTGCAGCTTGGTTAACGGGACCGCTCGGGGAAAATACAGGAGAACTAGATGATGATATGTGCCCAGAGCCTGAAGAGGGCTTTTTCTGGTGAGAACTACTGGCAGATGATTTAGGTTGACGATTTGTTGCAGGCCAAACTGGAGAAGTATTAAGGACAGTTACTTTGTTAAGGCGACGAATACGAGAAGCCATTGAACTACCACCCAATCCTGCTGAACCGTTTCTTAATTTCTGTTGCCTGTATCTTTGAGCCACTGGAAGTGGAGGGAAGGATGATGCTTCTTGTAGTTCAATCCGGGGATTTTCTCTTGAAGAAGACTCAAATTCAGCAGTAGCTAACGCCTCAAAACGGCCAGCAACAGTTTCAAGTTCGCTTGTTTCTCGGTGAATAGAAGCTTGTTGTGTACTAGAGGATGCATTACGGCACCTTTCTGCAGTGGCTGTATCATGGCTAGCTTGAAGTGCCACGGAAAGTTGATTGTCTGCAGAATTAAAATGAAAACCACGTCCTCTAACATAAGGTCCATGAAGATCTGCCTCATTACTTCTCCTACACTGGAAGCTCACTGGTATCTGCTTGAGTGGacaaaacaaagaaagcaagATGGAATGATAAACCCATCCGCTATAAATGTCGCATAAGTTTTACGATTATATCACATACAAACCTTAAGAGCAATATTACGCTTAGAACGAGACATGTTCCCTCCGTGTTCCTTGGCATTATGCCTCTGCAGATATAAAATCAGGTGAGCAAAACCTCAACATAACATGGCAAGCAGAAGAGGTGGAAAAAGATCATGTAATATGCACTAAGATATCACCTTTAGTTCAGATTCAGTTGCAAAAACAACAAACTTCTTTGTTAAGCAGTCGTCATCTTTGCATAAGAAATGAGCTTGAGAAAAATGACTCTGCAATATAGATTATCATGTCAACTAAGAAGCGAGTCTCAATGATGAACTTTCAAAGCATTGACAATAATCAGTTGGAAATGCAAAACAACTGACCTCCAAGTCATCATAGATATTGTAGTATTCATATTGTCCTGGATGTTGCCTGCATTGAAGATGCAGCGGATATAAGTTTGCTAAAAAACTTTTAAAGTAAATAATTACCTTCAAATACTCGAAACAGGTTACCTTTGGCATATATGGCAAGTATAGTGCTCAGTGGACATATGCATGTACAGCTCATTATCTCCATAAAACGGATTGCTGCAAAACTCACACATAGGATGTCCATTAAATCCACATCTTTCAGTCTCATTGCCGTCTACCTCTAAATCACCTGTCTCTGTATGCCGACCCAATTGAGCTTTAGTATATAACTTTTGCTCACAGATAAAGATCTGTATTACAACTTACAGTCAGATGCATCAGGGTGAAAATAATAAGCATCAGCATCAAGGTTAATGCTTCATGCTTCCAAATCAGAGAAGAATTTAGCCATTAAATCAGAGTACGAGTGTATAAACTCCTAATAGATATATAACCAAAAAATGGGAAGTATAAAACGCTGATATGAGATATATTAATTATTCATCATCAGATATAGTGTCAACTAAGTCATCTAAATGTAAAGCTCACCTTCCTACCGCCCAAACACAGACTGCACATGAACAATCCATGACAATGGAACAAATGATTTTTCAGCTGCTCGACATTTTTAAACTCCCGCTGTCTCTTTGACCCTTCACTCTTTTGTTCATTTATCTTATCACAAACGCCACAAGATAGCTTGCACATGGCCTTTATCATCTTGTAGTGATCAAGATCATCAAAAAATGCTTGTGTTCCTTCATGATACCAGTACTTTCCAACTTGACCCTCCACTGGATCGGCTGGGAAAACTGAAAAGTCATTAATCATCGTTGTATAGTCGCCTAAAGCCTGGAAAAGGGAAAAGAAGTGTAGGAGCAAGATAGATTTTCAAAAAACAGGAGAAGTAGAACAGTAGAAGTACTTGAACTGGATCTCATAAGATAAAAAGTTTCAACTCTAGAAAATACATGTGACTTGGACCTTGTAATTTAACCAAAGCAAACATAACACTTTGCAATTTAAACTAGGTAAGCAACAGAAATGCCTAACCTTCGTGACAAAGATGATCTTAGATTCACTCTTGCAGATGCAGCAACGGGAATCTTCACATATGAAACGGAGCCGAATAGTGCAGGTGGAGCAGACCTCGCGATGGCCACAGGGCCCATAAGCTACCCATTGAAGTGGCTCCGCACAAACAGCGCAGCTATCATCCATGGTATCTCTTCTCTTTTCTGCAAAATGGAATTTATCGGGAAGAAAGTAAGTCACCAAGATGATTGAACCAATGCAGACTTTTCCGCAACGAAAAAACATCACGCGCTTCCACAAAACAAGAAGTATAAACCAACCCAACCCCAAGTACTTGAACAAAAATCCACTCAGCAATAAACATCTACACTATGGTCTATGCTCAGACGAAGCTTGTTGAATCACTTTGTGTGTCTGCATACTGTTATCCATACATTCACACGTAAATGTGATTAACACAAAACCAACATTTTTGAAACACACATTCGTTGAAACGTCCTTCACAATGTACGTATCTTCCATGTTCAGGATTGCTTTTTGCACACAGATATTCACGAAACAACCAATGCATTCGCATACAAAAGTAagcaaaaaaaaacccattaaTCCCTCATTCATAACAACCAAAACCCCAGGATAATCAAATGAATTAGTCTTTAACACACACATAaagaaatatgaaaaaaaaattaacgaaaaaAACAATCCGTCATTCATTTCaagcaaaacccagaaaaattaCAACACATTTACTCCTTTATATACCCAGATCATACATAGAGTGGTATCTATGACAAACATTACCACAAAAGTTCTAAgcaatttagagagagagaacctgATGATCCCTTTGTGGTTTCTTTGGGTTCGACCGAAGGGTTTTGGAGGAAGAAATTAGAGTTACTTGATCACTTTACCAAACAAATACAGAAGAATTTCTCAATCAGTACTTTCTTGGCTATTTTCCTTCGATTTTCTCAGCAAACAAACGGATCCATATGATTAACCGGAGGTTCGATGGAACAAATGCCGAAGAGTCGGAGACCACCAGAAGCGACGTCGTATCTGGTGCAGAATAAAGTAACGTATTTCAATTATTCTATGCCCAAGGGTGACCTGTCCAGCAGGAGAGATTTTTTGAGTGTGACCAGCAAACGAGGTGGTACAtcacatgttattatataaatggtaggatatgtgtgttaaaaaattaataatttaaaaaaataatatttttcaccacttatataaaaacacatgatgtatCACTCATGTTCcgattataataaaaaatttatcgtCCATGTGAGCCTCTTGGTCAGTCAATGGCCCAAAATATTGGCCTCTGACTCAACCCTTAAACTCCTTATAAAAGCTCAACTCAATCTCATTTGATGAACAACCCAACATAAAAGCCCTTCTCATGTTTGGGGGAAAATGTGAAAGAGTGTTGTTTCTTCGTAAACACTTCAAAATGTTTTTTTAAGAAGCACTTGAACTTTTCATAAAAATTTTG encodes:
- the LOC103433835 gene encoding E3 ubiquitin-protein ligase hel2-like isoform X1, with protein sequence MDDSCAVCAEPLQWVAYGPCGHREVCSTCTIRLRFICEDSRCCICKSESKIIFVTKALGDYTTMINDFSVFPADPVEGQVGKYWYHEGTQAFFDDLDHYKMIKAMCKLSCGVCDKINEQKSEGSKRQREFKNVEQLKNHLFHCHGLFMCSLCLGGRKIFICEQKLYTKAQLGRHTETGDLEVDGNETERCGFNGHPMCEFCSNPFYGDNELYMHMSTEHYTCHICQRQHPGQYEYYNIYDDLESHFSQAHFLCKDDDCLTKKFVVFATESELKRHNAKEHGGNMSRSKRNIALKIPVSFQCRRSNEADLHGPYVRGRGFHFNSADNQLSVALQASHDTATAERCRNASSSTQQASIHRETSELETVAGRFEALATAEFESSSRENPRIELQEASSFPPLPVAQRYRQQKLRNGSAGLGGSSMASRIRRLNKVTVLNTSPVWPATNRQPKSSASSSHQKKPSSGSGHISSSSSPVFSPSGPVNQAAATGFVSSNFTSPQNSTGTSKVTQSASGPKIINTGSLDSDFPSVSANQTNKEPATASIQRVPKVGDVHVVNKSVVEKIRDALERDDNKFSAFKEISSDYGKDIINTEEYLAYVYQFGLSHLLLELARLCPDAEKQRELVETYNFNMRSSGTHENSLCNGSSKSRSRSSKKGKEKCEDNGIKSSKYALLDFPVIPVRNLQSNHKPPAEDAAVSLKDIVQSAKGKSKISVDDELPENQRPTGQKGSRSSDTSSNNNLGTAGAGTKQGKKTPKFLRNRLGNDATKLSEHGDCPEPIQEKKDGNKDPPEGLPVRGVWQNGGGRKLVKMTTRDSRK
- the LOC103433835 gene encoding uncharacterized protein isoform X2 codes for the protein MIKAMCKLSCGVCDKINEQKSEGSKRQREFKNVEQLKNHLFHCHGLFMCSLCLGGRKIFICEQKLYTKAQLGRHTETGDLEVDGNETERCGFNGHPMCEFCSNPFYGDNELYMHMSTEHYTCHICQRQHPGQYEYYNIYDDLESHFSQAHFLCKDDDCLTKKFVVFATESELKRHNAKEHGGNMSRSKRNIALKIPVSFQCRRSNEADLHGPYVRGRGFHFNSADNQLSVALQASHDTATAERCRNASSSTQQASIHRETSELETVAGRFEALATAEFESSSRENPRIELQEASSFPPLPVAQRYRQQKLRNGSAGLGGSSMASRIRRLNKVTVLNTSPVWPATNRQPKSSASSSHQKKPSSGSGHISSSSSPVFSPSGPVNQAAATGFVSSNFTSPQNSTGTSKVTQSASGPKIINTGSLDSDFPSVSANQTNKEPATASIQRVPKVGDVHVVNKSVVEKIRDALERDDNKFSAFKEISSDYGKDIINTEEYLAYVYQFGLSHLLLELARLCPDAEKQRELVETYNFNMRSSGTHENSLCNGSSKSRSRSSKKGKEKCEDNGIKSSKYALLDFPVIPVRNLQSNHKPPAEDAAVSLKDIVQSAKGKSKISVDDELPENQRPTGQKGSRSSDTSSNNNLGTAGAGTKQGKKTPKFLRNRLGNDATKLSEHGDCPEPIQEKKDGNKDPPEGLPVRGVWQNGGGRKLVKMTTRDSRK